A part of Clarias gariepinus isolate MV-2021 ecotype Netherlands chromosome 14, CGAR_prim_01v2, whole genome shotgun sequence genomic DNA contains:
- the acadsb gene encoding short/branched chain specific acyl-CoA dehydrogenase, mitochondrial encodes MAAPLLRFFGKVSRQLTPPWASCRPSLRLLSSPAAGCPPLQTFSEEEAMMRETVKRFAQERVAPFVSQMDETSTMEPEVLSSLFQQGLMGIEISTEYGGTGSSFFSSILVIEELAKVDPSISVLCDIQNTLINTLMIKLGTEEQKKKYLPRLASDTVGSFCLSEAGSGSDAFSLKTRAEKRGDHYVINGSKMWISSAEYAGVFLVMANADVSAGYRGITCFIVDRDTEGLHIGKKENKLGLRASSTCALNFDNVTVSEKNILGEVGQGYKYAIGMLNEGRIGIAAQMLGLAQGCFDHTIPYTRQRVQFGKRIFDFQGMQHQISQVATQLEAARLLTYNAARLREAGRPFIKEACMAKYFSSEVATLTTSKCIEWMGGVGFTKDYPIEKYYRDCKIGTIYEGTSNIQLSTIAKYIGQEYDS; translated from the exons ATGGCGGCGCCCTTGCTCAGATTCTTCGGAAAG GTGAGCAGACAGCTGACCCCGCCATGGGCTTCCTGCCGGCCGTCTCTGcgtctcctctcctctccagCAGCCGGATGTCCTCCTTTACAGACGTTCTCCGAGGAGGAGGCCATGATGAGGGAAACGG TGAAGAGGTTCGCTCAGGAGCGCGTCGCTCCGTTTGTGTCTCAGATGGATGAAACCTCGACGATGGAGCCGGAGGTGCTCAGCTCTCTGTTCCAGCAGggg ttgATGGGGATTGAGATAAGCACAGAGTATGGTGGTACAGgctcctccttcttctcctccatCCTGGTGATTGAGGAGTTGGCGAAGGTGGACCCGTCCATATCGGTGCTGTGTGACATCCAGAACACGCTGATCAACACGCTGATGATTAAACTGGGCACCGAGGAGCAGAAGAAGAAATATCTCCCACGCCTCGCTTCTGACACg GTGGGGAGTTTCTGTTTATCCGAGGCCGGCTCCGGGAGCGACGCTTTCTCTCTGAAGACTCGAGCGGAGAAACGCGGTGATCATTACGTCATAAACGGATCAAAGATGTGGATCAGCAGCGCCGAGTACGCAGGAGTGTTTCTGGTCATGGCTAATGCAGACGTCTCAGCT ggtTACAGGGGGATCACGTGCTTCATCGTGGATCGGGACACAGAGGGGCTTCACATCGGCAAGAAGGAGAACAAACTGGGGCTGAGAGCCTCATCCACCTGCGCACTCAACTTTGACAATGTcacg GTGAGCGAGAAGAACATCCTGGGTGAAGTGGGTCAGGGATATAAATACGCCATCGGGATGCTGAACGAAGGCAGGATCGGTATCGCAGCACAG ATGCTGGGTTTAGCTCAGGGGTGTTTCGACCACACCATCCCCTACACCAGGCAGAGGGTCCAGTTCGGCAAACGCATCTTTGACTtccag GGGATGCAGCATCAGATTTCTCAGGTGGCGACTCAGCTGGAGGCGGCGAGGCTGCTGACCTATAACGCAGCGAGGCTGAGGGAGGCGGGGCGACCCTTCATTAAAGAGGCCTGCATGGCCAAGTACTTCTCCTcagag GTGGCCACATTAACTACATCAAAGTGTATCGAGTGGATGGGAGGCGTCGGCTTCACCAAGGATTATCCTATAGAGAAATACTACAGAGACTGTAAGATAG GAACCATCTATGAGGGAACGAGCAACATTCAGCTGAGCACCATCGCAAAGTACATCGGGCAAGAGTACgactcctga
- the LOC128541555 gene encoding legumain-like — translation MGGSYSKRQWVLLVSGSKGWENYRHQANVCHAYQVAQQSGVPDQQIVVMMYDDIANNKENPIPGNVIHRPNGPNVYPGVLKDYTGEDVSAENFLAVLRGDSAAVKKTRTKKVIQSCKNDSIFVYLSDHGAHGIFGFPHSTLYAHDLINTVNTMSCSEQFSKMVIYLESCHAGSMLDKLSDRNVYSVGSCGPDQYAYAWFWDGKRNTFLADVFTSYWLHHTETQNLSLTSFEDQFSYLKTNVNEAVRRHVGKTQVPSNYGYKGMLKLMLSEFFGDSPSSDRETYTSQPLNVQVSDVVKTTDVPLIIKKNKIKNEQDSEKRHELQRQYDDLINKRKMVDEALQKIAERTNALGALTETREVSHTYELKVAAEHFRTYLFDWEKEPYVVTHSHLQVLVNLCESGLEVDRITEAISHVSHQITF, via the exons ATGGGAGGAAGCTACAGCAAAAGACAGTGGGTTCTCCTGGTATCAGGTTCTAAAGGCTGGGAAAACTACAGACATCAG GCCAACGTGTGCCACGCTTATCAAGTGGCACAACAGAGTGGCGTTCCAGACCAACAGATCGTGGTGATGATGTATGACGACATCGCTAATAATAAGGA aaatcCCATTCCTGGAAACGTTATCCACAGACCCAACGGTCCGAATGTGTACCCTGGGGTCCTAAAGGACTACACTGGAGAG GATGTTTCAGCTGAAAACTTCCTGGCTGTACTGCGTGGAGATTCAGCTGCAGTCaagaaaacaagaacaaaaaaagtcaTACAAAG CTGTAAAAACGATTCTATCTTCGTTTATTTATCGGATCATGGAGCTCATGGAATCTTTGGATTTCCTCATTCCACT CTTTATGCCCATGATCTCATTAACACAGTGAACACGATGTCATGCAGTGAGCAGTTCTCAAAG ATGGTGATTTATCTGGAATCATGCCATGCTGGATCGATGCTGGACAAGCTCTCAGACAGAAACG TGTACTCCGTTGGCTCATGCGGTCCTGATCAATACGCTTACGCTTGGTTCTGGGACGGGAAAAGAAACACCTTTCTTGCCGACGTCTTCACTAGTTACTGGCTCCATCACACTGAGACT CAAAATCTCAGCTTGACTTCTTTTGAGGATCAGTTTTCCTACCTGAAGACGAACGTGAATGAGGCTGTGAGGAGGCATGTGGGAAAGACTCAGGTGCCGAGTAACTACGGGTACAAG GGCATGCTGAAGTTAATGTTAAGTGAATTTTTTGGAGACTCCCCGTCCTCTGACCGCGAGACCTACACGTCCCAACCCTTAAATGTCCAAGTGTCTGATGTAGTAAAGACTACTGATGTCCCACTGATAATCAAAAAGAACAAGATTAAAAATGAACAGGACTCGGAGAAAAGACACGAACTGCAAAGACAATATGATGATCTTATAAAT AAGAGGAAGATGGTGGATGAAGCGCTGCAGAAGATTGCTGAGCGCACAAACGCTTTAGGAGCTCTGACTGAAACACGTGAAGTGTCTCACACGTACGAGCTCAAAGTCGCGGCCGAACATTTCAGGACTTATCTCTTCGACTGGGAAAAGGAGCCg tatGTTGTCACTCATTCACACTTGCAGGTTTTAGTGAATCTGTGTGAGAGTGGTTTGGAGGTAGACAG AATCACTGAAGCCATTAGTCACGTGAGCCACCAGATTACTTTCTGA